One part of the Caproiciproducens sp. CPB-2 genome encodes these proteins:
- a CDS encoding MarR family winged helix-turn-helix transcriptional regulator, with amino-acid sequence MDVRPDDLLKLDSQLCFALYACSKEVIRLYKPYLEPYGLTYTQYITLLVLWEKDNLSVSELGSRLLLDSGTLTPLLKKLEKLELVERVRSVRDERSVQVCLTEKGRSLKKHFLDLPQKMFCCTGLAPEEALRLREMLSQLLGNIRAVQKDTV; translated from the coding sequence TTGGATGTGCGGCCCGACGATCTGTTAAAGCTTGACAGCCAGCTTTGTTTTGCGCTTTATGCGTGCTCAAAGGAAGTGATCCGCCTTTACAAGCCGTACCTCGAACCGTATGGCCTTACGTATACGCAGTATATCACTTTGCTGGTGCTGTGGGAAAAGGACAATCTCAGCGTATCGGAGTTGGGAAGCCGGCTGCTTCTGGATTCAGGAACCCTGACCCCGCTTCTGAAAAAGCTGGAAAAGCTGGAGCTTGTCGAACGCGTGCGCAGTGTCCGTGACGAGCGCAGTGTACAGGTTTGTCTGACGGAAAAGGGCAGAAGCCTGAAAAAACATTTTCTGGACCTTCCTCAGAAAATGTTCTGCTGTACGGGCCTTGCTCCGGAAGAGGCCCTTCGCCTCAGGGAAATGCTTTCCCAGCTTCTCGGGAACATACGGGCCGTACAGAAGGATACCGTCTGA
- a CDS encoding inorganic diphosphatase — MNIWHEISQDRIHADSFFAVIEISKGCKTKYELDKESGFLSMDRILYTSAHYPANYGFIPRTYAADHDPLDVLVLCSEDIQPLSLVRCYPIGVISMEDGGFVDDKIIAIPFGDPTFNEYRNIDELPSHIFDEMIHFFAVYKELEGKATAVDYIRSVQDAKRIIQESIDAYTEKFGGTNA, encoded by the coding sequence TTGAATATTTGGCACGAGATTTCTCAGGACAGAATTCATGCGGACAGCTTTTTCGCGGTGATTGAAATTTCCAAGGGCTGCAAGACAAAATATGAGCTGGATAAGGAATCCGGCTTTCTTTCCATGGACCGTATCCTGTACACTTCCGCGCATTATCCTGCGAATTACGGTTTTATTCCGCGTACCTACGCGGCGGATCACGATCCGCTGGACGTGCTGGTGCTCTGTTCCGAGGACATTCAGCCGCTCTCTCTGGTGCGCTGTTACCCCATCGGGGTGATCTCCATGGAGGACGGAGGTTTTGTGGACGACAAGATCATCGCGATTCCGTTCGGCGACCCGACCTTCAACGAATACCGGAACATCGACGAGCTGCCCTCGCATATTTTTGACGAAATGATTCACTTTTTTGCGGTGTATAAGGAACTGGAGGGCAAAGCCACCGCGGTGGATTACATCCGCAGCGTGCAGGACGCAAAACGGATTATACAGGAAAGCATCGACGCTTACACTGAAAAATTCGGCGGGACCAACGCCTGA
- a CDS encoding demethoxyubiquinone hydroxylase family protein, with translation MPAFANPFQANVERKLTHEELVQAIRLDIAGELEAIYLYDAHVQATDNELAKTVISDIRDEEKAHIGELMTLLRQLDPKEAELFASGEAEVREMLEGLGISEPSAEPAADAPGQTVGSLLNE, from the coding sequence ATGCCGGCTTTTGCAAATCCTTTTCAGGCAAACGTTGAAAGGAAATTAACACATGAGGAACTTGTTCAGGCCATCCGTCTGGACATTGCGGGGGAACTGGAAGCCATCTATCTTTATGACGCCCATGTTCAGGCCACGGACAATGAACTGGCCAAAACGGTCATCAGCGATATCCGCGATGAAGAAAAGGCCCATATCGGTGAATTGATGACGCTGCTTCGGCAGCTGGACCCGAAAGAAGCGGAGCTGTTCGCCTCCGGTGAAGCGGAAGTAAGAGAGATGCTGGAGGGGCTGGGAATTTCCGAACCGTCCGCAGAGCCCGCTGCCGACGCCCCCGGACAGACGGTCGGCAGCCTGCTGAACGAATAA
- a CDS encoding sensor domain-containing diguanylate cyclase, with protein sequence MKRFIKFADGLLIVSFCLILLSVFSGTGRHENAVSNGVLDIGSAGLSSPVPMTGAWEFYWGRQVSPQGKITDADNKQLVQVPANWTAYRDADNKACSQEGYAVYRVVLKAQKGLCLGLKIPQIGSSYRLWIDGNIRFESGRVGKNASESRPEWTTQSVFFQTQREDTEILIEVSNFDYFRSGLTIPVVVGTQQQIQRLGDQGLFMDTFLFSSLFVMAVFFFLLYFVRSHDKAHICLALFAAAISLRPLLYGECYFNKIFPGINFEFNTKLYLVNFVVIQLLCLFFYYQYKELSSRRFMRVSGAAVSAIVFVGVFLPARYMLYPVVLLEAMIPVTVANCLVTLMRAMRKKYENAGINLLSVLLLFFLSIVDILKNNGLIEMNLYYTPIAMLVVTFIQVFLQVGRFRESDLLNEKLANEVGIKNLKLEYEMKQRSITEKLNNGLRAMVSALEIEGLLVSILENLYQIIEFESAVMVLRVNESLGYIVTKLNHEKVVCRRYSGRIVLRDQNQSENRNGGEKVRVHDLYTRGKDGKSLIVKSLYYNHKLFCVIKMIVSKSREISAGDLELVDIYTEQSILAFQNAKSYEKIKELALYDELSGIYNRRQLMKLGIMEYISAREAGCDFYAMMLDIDFFKAVNDTYGHLFGDKIIKNVANICKRCIPVSAVVGRYGGEEFLIFLKDMEKEDVGLLAEKLNREVRSCSYSCEGNDHIHVTVSIGVARGKREQVNLYDLINHADKAMYLAKKEGRDCVRWFEQE encoded by the coding sequence ATGAAAAGGTTTATCAAATTCGCCGACGGGCTGCTGATTGTATCCTTCTGCCTGATTCTGCTTTCGGTTTTTTCGGGAACCGGCCGGCATGAGAATGCTGTTTCGAACGGCGTTTTGGATATCGGCAGCGCCGGCCTTTCCTCACCTGTTCCGATGACCGGGGCATGGGAGTTTTATTGGGGCCGGCAGGTGAGCCCTCAGGGGAAGATAACGGATGCGGACAATAAACAGCTGGTTCAGGTTCCCGCAAACTGGACGGCGTACCGTGATGCGGACAATAAAGCCTGTTCACAGGAGGGATACGCCGTCTACCGGGTGGTGCTGAAAGCACAGAAGGGCCTTTGTCTTGGGTTGAAAATTCCCCAGATCGGTTCTTCCTACCGGCTGTGGATCGATGGAAACATACGCTTCGAAAGCGGCCGGGTCGGGAAAAACGCGTCGGAATCCAGACCGGAGTGGACGACGCAGTCGGTTTTCTTTCAGACACAGCGGGAAGACACGGAAATTCTGATAGAGGTTTCCAACTTCGACTATTTCCGTTCCGGCCTGACGATTCCCGTTGTGGTGGGAACCCAGCAGCAGATCCAGCGGCTGGGCGATCAGGGCTTGTTTATGGACACCTTTCTCTTTTCATCCCTGTTTGTAATGGCGGTGTTTTTCTTTCTGCTGTATTTTGTGCGTTCTCACGACAAGGCCCATATCTGTCTGGCGCTTTTTGCAGCGGCCATCTCCCTGCGTCCGCTGCTTTACGGCGAGTGCTATTTCAATAAGATTTTCCCCGGCATCAATTTTGAATTCAACACCAAACTGTACCTGGTCAATTTCGTGGTGATCCAGCTGCTGTGCCTGTTTTTTTACTATCAGTATAAAGAACTGTCGAGCAGAAGGTTTATGCGTGTCAGCGGAGCAGCGGTGTCCGCCATTGTTTTTGTGGGCGTTTTTCTTCCGGCCCGGTATATGCTGTATCCCGTTGTTCTTCTGGAAGCGATGATTCCCGTCACCGTTGCCAACTGCCTTGTGACGCTGATGCGCGCAATGAGAAAAAAATACGAAAACGCCGGAATCAACCTTTTAAGCGTCCTGCTCCTGTTTTTCCTGTCCATTGTGGATATCCTGAAAAATAACGGGCTTATCGAAATGAACCTTTACTATACTCCGATCGCAATGCTCGTCGTCACGTTCATTCAGGTCTTCCTGCAGGTAGGAAGATTCAGGGAAAGCGATCTGCTGAACGAAAAGCTGGCCAATGAGGTCGGAATCAAAAATCTGAAGCTGGAATACGAAATGAAGCAAAGGAGTATTACGGAAAAACTGAACAACGGTCTGAGAGCGATGGTTTCCGCTTTGGAAATCGAGGGCCTTCTGGTCAGCATTCTGGAAAATCTGTATCAGATTATCGAATTTGAAAGCGCCGTCATGGTTTTGCGGGTGAATGAGAGCCTGGGTTACATTGTGACCAAACTGAATCACGAAAAAGTGGTCTGCCGCAGGTATTCCGGGAGAATCGTCCTCAGGGATCAAAATCAGTCCGAGAACCGAAACGGCGGCGAAAAGGTTCGCGTGCACGATCTTTACACCCGGGGCAAAGACGGAAAAAGCCTGATCGTGAAGTCTCTTTACTATAATCACAAGCTGTTCTGCGTCATAAAAATGATTGTCAGCAAAAGCAGGGAGATTTCTGCCGGAGACCTGGAACTGGTGGATATCTATACGGAGCAGTCGATTTTAGCGTTTCAGAACGCAAAATCCTATGAAAAAATCAAAGAACTTGCCCTGTATGACGAGCTGAGCGGTATTTACAACCGCAGGCAGCTGATGAAGCTCGGCATTATGGAATATATTTCGGCCAGGGAAGCCGGCTGCGATTTTTACGCAATGATGCTTGACATCGATTTTTTCAAGGCCGTCAACGATACATACGGCCATCTGTTCGGGGATAAAATCATTAAAAACGTTGCGAATATCTGCAAACGGTGTATCCCGGTCAGCGCGGTGGTCGGGCGGTACGGCGGCGAGGAATTCCTCATTTTCCTCAAGGACATGGAAAAGGAGGACGTCGGCCTGCTGGCGGAAAAGCTGAACAGGGAAGTAAGAAGCTGCAGCTATTCCTGTGAGGGTAACGACCATATTCATGTGACCGTCAGTATCGGCGTCGCAAGGGGAAAAAGGGAGCAGGTGAACCTGTACGACCTGATCAATCACGCGGACAAGGCGATGTATCTGGCCAAAAAAGAGGGGCGCGACTGTGTCCGGTGGTTTGAGCAGGAATGA
- a CDS encoding flavodoxin family protein produces MKNLVVYYSWKGNTEVAVKELSELIGGDLKRIEETKPRKSFGMAACSAVFGLKSKIGPMDFSLNGYDSVFLGGPVWAGRSTPAVNAFLERADFSGKKVYLFITQADEHEPQSVFQSLTQRVKLRGGEVSGCFFLQTVMKSPLSPDKARKSFADWVKNLTLDKVN; encoded by the coding sequence ATGAAAAATCTGGTTGTCTATTATTCCTGGAAGGGGAACACGGAGGTCGCGGTGAAAGAGCTGTCCGAATTAATTGGCGGGGACCTAAAACGGATTGAAGAGACAAAACCGCGGAAATCCTTCGGTATGGCGGCATGTTCGGCGGTCTTTGGCCTGAAGAGCAAAATCGGGCCGATGGATTTTTCCCTGAACGGTTATGATTCCGTTTTTCTCGGCGGCCCGGTCTGGGCGGGCCGGAGTACGCCCGCCGTCAATGCCTTTCTGGAACGGGCGGATTTTTCCGGGAAAAAGGTCTATTTATTTATCACGCAGGCGGACGAGCATGAGCCGCAGTCCGTTTTTCAGTCCCTGACGCAGAGAGTGAAGCTGCGTGGCGGGGAAGTGTCCGGCTGCTTCTTTCTTCAGACCGTCATGAAAAGCCCCCTTTCCCCGGATAAGGCCCGGAAATCCTTCGCGGACTGGGTGAAAAATTTAACTCTTGACAAAGTAAATTAA
- the ade gene encoding adenine deaminase, producing MINKFCTSPLWESGRTLAAVAQGAVPAETVIINARLVNVCTGEILPDTDVAISCGRIALVGDAKHCIGEGTTVLDAAGQYIAPGFLDGHMHVESSMMSVGEYARAVIPHGTVGIYMDPHEICNVLGLDGVSCMIEDSKRTPLKTMVTTPACVPAVPGFEDTGSSIGPAEIAETMRWDSVVGLGELMNFPGVLNSDPQMHGEVAETLRAGKIVTGHYSMPETGRGLNAYIASGVRCCHESTRAQDALAKMRLGMYAMLREGSAWRDLHEVAKSITENKIDTRFGVLISDDTHPYTLLNQGHLDHIVRRAVEEGIDVMTAIQMVTINCAQCFQMDHELGSITPGKCADIVFIGSLDRLDVTRVLINGAVAAENGKLTEKLPPYHYPKWATESMHIKNPITPESFAIPAKGDRVTARVIEVIPARVGSYERHVSLRVENGRVGSDVEQDVLKTAVFERHHETGKAGFGFVKGFGIRCGAMASTVAHDAHNLLVIGTNDEDMALAANTLIACGGGMTAVQNGRVLGTVPLPIAGLMNDKPVEEMAEIVGKLSEAWEKIGCSMVSPFMTMALIPLACLPELRLTDRGLVDCTEFRFTPLFVEE from the coding sequence ATGATTAACAAGTTTTGTACTTCTCCGCTGTGGGAATCCGGCAGGACGCTTGCCGCGGTCGCGCAGGGCGCCGTTCCGGCGGAAACCGTGATTATCAACGCCAGGCTGGTGAATGTCTGTACCGGGGAGATCCTGCCGGATACCGATGTGGCTATTTCCTGCGGCAGGATTGCCCTTGTCGGCGACGCGAAGCACTGTATCGGAGAAGGCACAACCGTCCTGGACGCAGCCGGTCAGTATATCGCCCCCGGATTTTTAGACGGGCATATGCATGTGGAATCCTCCATGATGAGTGTGGGGGAATACGCGCGGGCGGTCATTCCTCACGGCACGGTGGGAATCTATATGGACCCGCATGAAATCTGCAATGTCCTCGGGCTGGACGGGGTTTCCTGCATGATCGAGGACTCCAAAAGGACTCCGCTGAAAACGATGGTCACCACACCGGCCTGTGTTCCCGCCGTTCCCGGCTTTGAAGATACCGGCTCCTCCATCGGTCCGGCGGAGATCGCCGAGACCATGCGGTGGGACAGCGTGGTGGGCCTTGGGGAACTGATGAATTTTCCGGGCGTGCTGAACTCGGACCCACAGATGCATGGCGAGGTCGCCGAGACGCTCAGGGCGGGCAAGATCGTGACCGGTCATTACTCCATGCCGGAGACGGGGCGTGGGCTGAACGCCTATATTGCTTCCGGTGTGCGCTGCTGCCACGAGTCCACCCGCGCGCAGGACGCCCTCGCGAAAATGCGGCTCGGCATGTACGCCATGCTGCGGGAAGGTTCGGCGTGGCGCGACCTTCATGAGGTGGCGAAAAGCATTACGGAAAATAAAATCGACACCCGGTTCGGGGTGCTGATTTCCGATGATACGCACCCGTACACCTTGCTGAATCAGGGGCATCTGGACCACATCGTCCGCCGCGCGGTGGAAGAGGGAATCGACGTCATGACTGCCATTCAGATGGTCACCATCAACTGCGCCCAGTGCTTTCAGATGGACCATGAGCTGGGGTCCATTACGCCGGGGAAATGCGCGGATATCGTTTTTATCGGCAGTCTGGACAGGCTGGACGTTACGCGGGTGCTGATCAACGGCGCCGTTGCGGCGGAAAACGGAAAGCTTACCGAAAAGCTCCCGCCCTATCATTACCCGAAGTGGGCGACGGAATCCATGCATATCAAAAATCCCATTACACCGGAGTCCTTTGCCATTCCCGCGAAGGGCGACCGTGTGACCGCCCGCGTCATTGAAGTGATCCCCGCCAGGGTCGGCTCCTACGAACGGCATGTTTCGCTCAGGGTGGAAAACGGGCGGGTCGGTTCCGACGTCGAACAGGATGTCCTGAAAACGGCGGTCTTTGAGCGGCACCATGAAACGGGAAAGGCCGGCTTCGGCTTTGTCAAAGGGTTTGGTATCCGGTGCGGGGCCATGGCTTCCACCGTGGCGCATGACGCGCACAACCTGCTGGTGATCGGCACCAACGACGAGGACATGGCGCTGGCCGCCAATACGCTGATCGCGTGCGGCGGGGGAATGACCGCCGTACAGAACGGCAGGGTTCTGGGGACGGTTCCGCTCCCGATCGCCGGCCTGATGAACGACAAGCCGGTGGAGGAAATGGCTGAAATCGTCGGAAAGCTGAGCGAGGCGTGGGAAAAGATTGGGTGCAGCATGGTTTCTCCCTTTATGACCATGGCGCTGATTCCGCTTGCCTGCCTGCCCGAACTGCGCCTGACCGACAGGGGGCTGGTGGACTGTACGGAATTCCGGTTTACTCCGCTCTTTGTGGAAGAATAG
- a CDS encoding ketopantoate reductase family protein → MQIKKAALIGMGAIGTVYGKLLHDRYGADFAVIAGGARKEKLKGNGIRLNGSVFYPRVLSPGEQNFPADLIIVSVKNDQLSKALEDMRSFVGKSTVILPLLNGVTVRDRILSVFPDNRVFYGLSIYIDAVRTADGVQNTVDGVIDFGDADNTVPSPEVTAVKAFLAAAGIECEAPSDMIRTVWKKWMLNVGCNQVSAITGAPYGKMTGIETNGILFHEAMMEVVALAKARHIDLTEQDALEYENLMSTFSPLGKTSMLQDIEAKRRTEVDYFAGTVVELGRKYQVSTPVNHVLYCIIKSMEQLY, encoded by the coding sequence ATGCAGATCAAAAAGGCTGCCCTCATCGGAATGGGTGCGATTGGCACCGTTTATGGGAAATTGCTGCACGACCGCTACGGCGCCGATTTTGCCGTGATCGCCGGCGGGGCGCGGAAAGAAAAGCTGAAGGGAAACGGAATCCGGCTTAACGGCAGTGTGTTTTACCCGCGGGTGCTTTCGCCGGGGGAACAGAATTTTCCGGCCGACCTAATCATTGTCAGCGTAAAAAACGACCAGCTGAGCAAAGCGCTGGAGGATATGCGCAGCTTTGTCGGTAAAAGCACCGTAATCCTTCCCCTTTTGAACGGAGTCACCGTCAGGGACAGAATCCTGTCGGTCTTTCCGGACAACCGCGTCTTTTACGGGCTTTCCATTTACATAGACGCGGTGCGAACCGCCGACGGTGTGCAAAACACGGTAGACGGTGTGATTGATTTCGGGGACGCGGACAACACGGTCCCTTCGCCGGAAGTGACCGCAGTCAAAGCTTTTCTGGCCGCGGCCGGGATTGAATGCGAAGCCCCTTCGGACATGATCCGCACCGTATGGAAAAAATGGATGCTCAATGTGGGCTGCAACCAGGTTTCCGCCATCACCGGCGCGCCCTACGGAAAAATGACCGGCATAGAAACCAACGGAATCCTTTTTCATGAAGCCATGATGGAGGTCGTCGCTCTGGCAAAGGCCCGCCATATCGATTTAACCGAACAGGACGCCCTGGAATACGAAAATCTGATGTCCACGTTTTCACCGCTGGGGAAAACCTCCATGCTGCAGGATATAGAGGCAAAGCGGCGCACCGAGGTAGATTATTTTGCCGGTACCGTCGTGGAGTTGGGCCGGAAATATCAGGTTTCCACTCCCGTGAATCACGTTTTATACTGCATTATCAAATCCATGGAACAGCTTTACTGA
- a CDS encoding glutathione peroxidase produces MTIYDYSIQTMEGKTVPLSELKGKVLVLVNTASKCGFTPQYEGLEKLYQTYREQGLTVIGFPCNQFAEQEPGTNSEVQEFCKLRYGVTFPLSVKIDVRGENADPIFRYLTGHTAFEGFGKGVKNRTLELMLKTKYGKEFNDSSIKWNFTKFLIDREGNIAGRFEPTTTPEEMESAIKECL; encoded by the coding sequence ATGACGATTTATGATTATTCCATTCAGACGATGGAGGGAAAGACCGTTCCGCTTTCAGAATTAAAAGGCAAGGTTCTGGTCCTCGTCAATACGGCAAGCAAATGCGGCTTTACGCCGCAGTACGAAGGTCTGGAAAAGCTTTATCAGACCTATCGCGAACAGGGTCTCACGGTGATCGGCTTCCCCTGCAATCAGTTTGCGGAGCAGGAGCCGGGAACGAACAGCGAGGTGCAGGAGTTCTGTAAGCTGCGGTATGGGGTTACTTTTCCGCTTTCGGTGAAAATTGACGTCCGCGGGGAAAACGCAGACCCGATCTTCCGCTATCTGACCGGCCACACAGCCTTTGAAGGCTTTGGAAAGGGCGTAAAAAACAGGACGCTGGAACTGATGCTGAAAACGAAATACGGAAAAGAGTTCAACGACAGCTCCATCAAATGGAATTTTACGAAATTCCTGATCGACAGGGAAGGAAATATTGCCGGACGTTTTGAACCGACAACGACGCCCGAGGAAATGGAATCCGCAATTAAGGAGTGTTTGTAA
- a CDS encoding GNAT family N-acetyltransferase has protein sequence MSEAMEYRRATIHDVDQLAEIRVEMRNERENPQNSGTAEFYANTYRYFEQHLANDSFVAWVAVQDEEIIATSGIVFYSIPPVYSNITGSVAYIMNMYTKPAHRNKGIASALLSRLLEETRARNCMKITLNASEMGKPLYEKYGFQEAKNNMEYSLTF, from the coding sequence GTGAGTGAAGCTATGGAGTATCGAAGGGCGACGATCCATGATGTTGACCAGCTGGCAGAAATCAGAGTGGAGATGCGAAACGAAAGGGAAAATCCTCAAAATTCCGGCACCGCCGAATTTTACGCGAACACCTACCGGTATTTTGAACAGCATCTTGCAAACGACAGCTTTGTCGCATGGGTTGCGGTTCAGGACGAAGAGATCATAGCGACCAGCGGGATCGTGTTCTATTCGATTCCCCCGGTCTATTCCAACATCACGGGGTCGGTGGCGTACATCATGAACATGTATACGAAACCGGCACACCGGAACAAAGGGATCGCTTCCGCTCTTTTAAGCCGTCTGCTGGAGGAAACACGTGCCAGAAACTGCATGAAAATTACGCTGAACGCTTCCGAAATGGGAAAGCCGCTGTATGAAAAATACGGTTTTCAGGAGGCAAAAAATAATATGGAGTATTCTCTGACCTTTTGA
- a CDS encoding cation-translocating P-type ATPase — translation MKYYLADLDQVLEQVQSSPQGLSQADADSRLQRDGKNKLAEGKKVSVFRRFIQQLGDPMTIILIVAAVISGITASYAHESFADVFIIMIVVLINAVLGVYQESKAEKAIEALQEMSAATSKVLRGGNVVTMKSEDLVTGDVVLLEAGDAVPADCRMIESASVKIEEAALTGESVPVNKIIQALTLKKEKEVPLGDRKNMAYMGSTVVYGRGKAVVVATGMDTEMGKIADALANAKDNVTPLQIKLNQLSKILSRLVIGICIFIFAFSLIKSGDFSGQVVLNTFMVAVSLAVAAIPEGLATVVTIVLSIGVTNMSKRNAVIRKLTAVETLGCAQVICSDKTGTLTQNKMTVVEHYSEDEPLLATAMALCSDAELGKDGEVTGEPTEAALVSYAASLKLDKNELKKTNPRVGEAPFDSMRKMMSTVHSLADGSYIQYTKGAPDEVIKKCTHVLKNGQVVPMTEALHGEIRSQNKAMAGKALRVLCAAFKKYDGMPASFEPSDLENGLTLIGLTGMIDPIRPEVVDAIQECREAGIRPVMITGDHRDTAVAIATQLGIITDESQAITGARLDEISDDELKDTIGNYSVYARVQPEHKVRIVNAWKTNGMITAMTGDGVNDAPSIKSADIGVGMGITGTDVTKNVADMVLADDNFATIVSAVEEGRRIYDNIRKAIQFLLASNLSEVLSIFVATLLGFVILKPVHLLWINLITDCFPALALGMEEGEKDLMRRSPRNPRDGIFAGGLGTDVAYQGILVTVVTLSAYFIGHFLESGIWEITNSADGMTMAFLTMSMAEIFHSFNMRSQRHSIFSMRKQNGYLIGAMLMSLLLTTAVIYIPALAFAFQFEEISLLEYSVALLLAFSVIPIVEIVKAFQRKFAKVSTSYGN, via the coding sequence ATGAAGTACTATTTAGCAGATTTGGATCAGGTCCTTGAGCAGGTCCAAAGCAGCCCGCAGGGCCTGTCACAGGCTGACGCGGATTCCCGTTTGCAGCGCGATGGAAAGAACAAGCTGGCCGAAGGCAAAAAGGTTTCCGTATTCAGGCGGTTTATTCAGCAGCTCGGCGACCCGATGACCATCATCCTGATCGTCGCCGCGGTCATTTCGGGTATTACCGCGTCTTACGCGCACGAATCCTTTGCGGATGTCTTCATCATTATGATCGTTGTTTTGATCAACGCGGTGCTTGGCGTCTATCAGGAAAGCAAGGCGGAAAAAGCGATCGAAGCGCTGCAGGAAATGTCCGCCGCGACCTCCAAGGTCCTGCGCGGCGGCAATGTCGTCACGATGAAAAGCGAAGACCTGGTCACCGGCGACGTGGTTCTGCTGGAAGCGGGAGACGCCGTCCCGGCCGACTGCCGCATGATTGAAAGCGCAAGCGTAAAAATCGAGGAGGCCGCCCTGACGGGCGAGTCGGTGCCGGTCAACAAGATCATTCAGGCGCTGACGCTGAAGAAAGAGAAGGAAGTGCCGCTCGGCGACCGTAAAAATATGGCGTATATGGGCAGCACCGTCGTTTACGGCCGCGGAAAAGCGGTGGTCGTTGCGACCGGCATGGATACCGAAATGGGAAAAATCGCCGACGCGCTCGCAAACGCGAAGGACAACGTTACCCCGCTCCAGATCAAATTGAATCAGCTCAGCAAAATCCTGAGCCGTCTGGTCATCGGCATCTGTATTTTCATCTTTGCGTTCAGCCTGATTAAATCGGGAGATTTCAGCGGCCAGGTCGTGCTGAACACCTTCATGGTCGCGGTCAGCCTTGCCGTCGCGGCGATTCCTGAGGGACTCGCCACCGTCGTGACGATCGTGCTCTCCATCGGCGTTACCAACATGTCCAAACGAAACGCCGTCATCCGGAAACTGACGGCGGTGGAAACGCTTGGCTGTGCGCAGGTGATCTGTTCCGACAAAACCGGCACGCTGACACAGAACAAAATGACCGTTGTGGAGCATTACTCGGAAGACGAGCCGCTGCTTGCCACCGCAATGGCCCTGTGCAGCGACGCCGAGCTGGGCAAAGACGGCGAAGTCACCGGGGAACCGACGGAAGCGGCGCTTGTCAGCTATGCCGCCAGCCTGAAGCTCGATAAAAACGAGCTGAAAAAGACGAATCCGCGCGTCGGCGAAGCGCCGTTCGACTCCATGCGCAAAATGATGTCCACCGTCCATTCTCTCGCGGACGGAAGCTACATCCAGTACACGAAGGGCGCCCCGGACGAGGTCATCAAAAAATGCACCCATGTCCTGAAAAACGGACAGGTCGTGCCGATGACGGAGGCCCTGCACGGGGAAATCCGCTCGCAGAACAAGGCGATGGCGGGCAAGGCCCTGCGCGTGCTCTGCGCGGCATTTAAGAAATATGACGGCATGCCCGCTTCCTTTGAACCGTCCGATCTGGAAAACGGCCTGACCCTGATCGGTCTGACCGGGATGATCGACCCCATCCGTCCCGAGGTTGTGGACGCGATTCAGGAGTGCAGGGAGGCCGGAATCCGCCCGGTCATGATCACGGGTGATCACCGCGATACGGCGGTGGCCATTGCGACCCAGCTCGGAATCATCACGGACGAGTCGCAGGCGATTACCGGCGCCCGACTGGATGAAATCAGCGACGACGAACTGAAGGATACCATTGGGAATTATTCCGTTTACGCCAGAGTCCAGCCGGAGCATAAGGTCCGTATTGTCAACGCATGGAAAACCAACGGGATGATTACCGCCATGACCGGCGACGGCGTCAACGACGCCCCGTCGATCAAAAGCGCCGATATCGGCGTGGGCATGGGAATTACGGGTACGGACGTCACCAAAAACGTGGCGGACATGGTGCTTGCGGACGACAATTTCGCCACCATCGTTTCCGCGGTGGAAGAGGGCAGAAGGATCTACGACAATATCCGGAAGGCCATTCAGTTTCTGCTGGCTTCCAACCTGAGCGAAGTGCTTTCCATTTTTGTCGCTACCCTTCTGGGCTTTGTCATTCTGAAGCCGGTGCACCTGCTCTGGATCAATCTGATTACCGACTGCTTCCCGGCCCTGGCGCTCGGAATGGAGGAGGGCGAAAAAGACCTCATGCGGCGCAGTCCCCGCAATCCCCGCGACGGCATTTTTGCCGGAGGACTCGGCACGGACGTCGCCTATCAGGGGATCCTGGTCACGGTTGTCACCCTGTCCGCGTATTTCATCGGCCATTTTCTCGAGTCCGGAATCTGGGAAATCACCAACAGCGCCGACGGCATGACCATGGCTTTTCTGACCATGTCGATGGCGGAGATTTTCCACTCCTTCAACATGCGTTCCCAGCGCCATTCGATTTTCAGCATGAGGAAACAGAACGGATACCTGATCGGCGCCATGCTCATGTCGCTGCTGCTGACCACGGCCGTGATCTATATCCCCGCTCTGGCGTTTGCCTTCCAGTTTGAAGAGATTTCACTGCTGGAGTACTCGGTCGCTCTGCTGCTTGCTTTTTCGGTTATTCCGATTGTGGAAATCGTGAAAGCGTTTCAAAGAAAATTTGCAAAAGTTTCCACTTCTTATGGAAATTAA